The region GCGAGCCCCTGGCCGAGCCGGGCCAGGACGAGGATGACTGCTGCCCAGATACCGACGCTCGCATGGGTGGGGGCGACGCCGATGACCAGGCTCCCGGCCGCCATGAGCAGCATCGAGGTGGTCATGGAGAACCGGCGGCCGCGACGGTCGGCCAGCCACCCGAACACGAACCCGCCGATGGGTCGCATGAAGAACCCGACGGCGAACACGGCGAGGGTCGACAACAGGGCCCCGGTGGGGCTGTCGTCGACGAAGAACTGGGCGGCGAAGAACGGAGCGAAGATCGCGTAGACGCTCCAGTCGTACCACTCCAGGGTGTTGCCGACCCCGGCTCCGAGGAGGGTGCGGAACGGGTGCTGAACTGCGGGTGCGATGTGCTCGGGGGTCTGACTTGGAGCCGACATTGGCCCTCCAGATGAGGTCAGGTGGTGGCGGCCGGGGCCGCGGTGGACGCGGCGCCGGTGCGGGCGGCGTCGATGCCCGCGGTGCGACCGAAGATCATTCCGCGGAGCACGGAGGTTCCGCCGGGGTACTTGCCGTGGTAGAGCCCGGTGCATTCGCCTGCGGCATAGAGCCCGGCGATCGTGGAGCCGTCGTCACGGACGACGCGTGCGCGGTCGTCGGTGGCCAGACCACCGAAGGTGAACACGATCGCGCAGGAGACGGGCCAGGCCCGGAACGGCGGTGCGGCCAGCGGCACGGCCCAGTTGCTCTTGCGCGGTTCCAGCCCGGTGGTGGCCAGTCCGTCGGGTCGGCGCCAGTCGAACTCGCCCTCGCCCGTGGCCGCGTTGAAGGCCGTGACGGTGGAGGTGAGGGCATCGACCGGAAGACCGGTCGCGTCGGCGAGTTCGTCGAGGGTCTCGGCGACCACCGGTTTGACGCCGGTGAGCAGCCCTCGCTCGCGGTCGGTGACGCGGTCGAGTTGCGTGTCGGTGATGAACCAGGCCGTTCCCCCGTCGCGGGCCCAGACGGCCCGGGCAGTCGCTTCGTAGGTCTCGTCGACCGTGCCGCGCCCCTCGTCGACGAACCGCTCGGCGTGCCGGTCCACGAGGATCCCGTAAGGAAAGACCATCACCAGTGCTTCGGCGTCGGCACTACGGGGGTCGACGGGCTCGGCATGGAAGGAGTCCCACTGCCCGGCGCGGGCGGCGCCGGCGTCGAGCGCCATGCGGATTCCCTCGCCGCGGTTGCCGTGCACGCTCGGCGCGATCGGCAGCAGGGTGGACGCGTCGCGACCGAGCGCCTCGGTGAGGAACTCCGGGTCGCCCTCGAACCCGCCGGACGCGATCACCACCGAACCTGCCGCAATGCTCCCCGGCCCCTCGGGCCCGCTGACCCGGAGCCCGGTGATCTGCTGCCCCTCGATGACGAGGCTCTCGGCGGTGGTGCAGTAGCGGAACTCGACACCCAGTTTCCGAGCGGCCGGGCGCAACGCGGACAGCAGGGCCTCGCCTCCGCCGTGAGGCTGCAGCCGAGGCCGGGCGCTGTTGATGAAGTACGTGGGGAACCGGCGGAAGCGGGCGCCGTGGCCCTGGATCCACTCCATCGTCTCGGGCAGCCGCTCGAGCAGTTCATCGACGTACCAGCGGGGAGTGCGGCCGTCGGAGAAGCCGACCAGATCGTCGACGAACGTCGGATCCGGCTCGTAGACGTCGTCGAGCCGGAAGTACGCCGAGGTCCATCGGGTGTTGCCGCCGGCCTCGGACTCGGCGGCCCGGTCCACGACCAGGACACGCGCGCCTTCTTCGGCCGCGGCGACCGCGGCCGACAGGCCCGCGATCCCGGAGCCGACCACCACGACGTCGTAGGGGTTCTCGCTCATGGTTCCTCGCTCCTCAGGCACGCGGGTTGAAGGGGTCCTTGACACCCTGACCGGTGTCGACCCAGACGCTCTTCTCCTCGGTGTAGGCGTGGAGCGCGTCGGGGCCGTTCTCCCGGCCGACACCGCTCTGCTTGTAGCCGCCGAACGGGGTGGCGTAGCCGGTCTTGCGGTAGTTGTTGATCCAGACCGTGCCCGCGCGGAGCTTGCCGGCGACCCGGTGCGCGCGCTGCACATTTCCGGTCCACACGCCCGCGGCGAGGCCGAACTCGGTGTCGTTCGCCACCTTGATCGCGTCGGCCTCGTCGGTGAACCGCAGGACGGAGGCGATGGGGCCGAAGACCTCCTCGCGGGCGATCGTCATGTCGTTGGTGACGTCGGCGAACACGGTGGGCCGCACGAACAGCCCGTTCGGCAGGTCCGCGACGGTGGCCGGAACTCCCCCGGCGACGAGTCGGGCGCCCTCGGCCTTCGCCACGTCGATGTAGTGCAGGACCTTCTCCAGCTGGGCCTGGTTGGCGATCGTGCCCATCTGGGTGGTGTCGTCCTGCGGGTTGCCGACCACGATCGCCTCGGCGCGCCGGGCGAGCTCGTCGACGACCCGGTCGTAGATCTCGTCCTGCACCAGGATCCGCGACCCGGCCATGCAGGTCTGGCCACTGGCGCCGAAGATCCCCGCGATCACGCCGTTGATCGCGGTGTCCACATCGGCGTCGGCGAAGACGATGTTCGGGGACTTCCCGCCCAGTTCCAGCGACAGGCTCTTCAGCGACTTCCCCGCCTGCGAGGCGATCGCCTGCCCCGTCGCGGTCGACCCCGTGAAAGCGATCTTGTCGATCTCCGGGTGCCCCGTCAGGGCCGTGCCCGAGGGCCGGCCGAGCCCGGTCACGACGTTGAACACGCCCGGGGGCAGGCCGCACTCGGCGGCGATCTCGGCCAGCCGCAGCGTCGAGACCGGCGTGATCTCCGACGGCTTCGCCACCACCGTGCACCCAGCTGCGAGCGCCGGGCCAAGCTTCCAGATCAGCAGCAGCAGCGGCGAGTTCCACGGCGTGATCGCGGCGACGACGCCCAGCGGTTCGCGGACCGTGTAGTTGATGATGTCGGTCAGGTGCAGCGGGTTGGTGTGCCCCGCGGGCATCTGCGCCAGCCCGGCGTAGTAGGTGAAGTACTCCGGCAGCAGCTTGGCCTGCCCGTACATCTCGCGGTAGAGCTTCCCGTTCTCCCGCACCTGCAGCGCCGCGAGTTCCTCGGCGTGCTCCCCGACGGCCTGGCCGAACCGCACCAGGAACGCGGCGCGGTCCGCGGCCCGCCAGGTCGGCCAGGGGCCCTCCTCGAAGGCCCGACGCGCGCTGTGCACCGCGCGGTCCACATCGTCGACCGACGCGTCCGGGACCTGAGCCCAGACCTCACCGGTTGCCGGGTCGTCGACATCGACGTATCCGGGACCCGACGGCTCCACGAAGGCGTTGTCGATGAACAAGCCGTAGCGCGCGGGCGGGGCCTGCGGCGGACGGGCAACCGCGGTGTCGGCGGCGTGAGACATGCCAGAGCCTTTCTTCGAGATCGGTGAACGACAAGGACGCTAGCCGATTGCCCCACAATCG is a window of Pseudonocardia sp. T1-2H DNA encoding:
- a CDS encoding aldehyde dehydrogenase, translated to MSHAADTAVARPPQAPPARYGLFIDNAFVEPSGPGYVDVDDPATGEVWAQVPDASVDDVDRAVHSARRAFEEGPWPTWRAADRAAFLVRFGQAVGEHAEELAALQVRENGKLYREMYGQAKLLPEYFTYYAGLAQMPAGHTNPLHLTDIINYTVREPLGVVAAITPWNSPLLLLIWKLGPALAAGCTVVAKPSEITPVSTLRLAEIAAECGLPPGVFNVVTGLGRPSGTALTGHPEIDKIAFTGSTATGQAIASQAGKSLKSLSLELGGKSPNIVFADADVDTAINGVIAGIFGASGQTCMAGSRILVQDEIYDRVVDELARRAEAIVVGNPQDDTTQMGTIANQAQLEKVLHYIDVAKAEGARLVAGGVPATVADLPNGLFVRPTVFADVTNDMTIAREEVFGPIASVLRFTDEADAIKVANDTEFGLAAGVWTGNVQRAHRVAGKLRAGTVWINNYRKTGYATPFGGYKQSGVGRENGPDALHAYTEEKSVWVDTGQGVKDPFNPRA
- a CDS encoding FAD-dependent oxidoreductase; the encoded protein is MSENPYDVVVVGSGIAGLSAAVAAAEEGARVLVVDRAAESEAGGNTRWTSAYFRLDDVYEPDPTFVDDLVGFSDGRTPRWYVDELLERLPETMEWIQGHGARFRRFPTYFINSARPRLQPHGGGEALLSALRPAARKLGVEFRYCTTAESLVIEGQQITGLRVSGPEGPGSIAAGSVVIASGGFEGDPEFLTEALGRDASTLLPIAPSVHGNRGEGIRMALDAGAARAGQWDSFHAEPVDPRSADAEALVMVFPYGILVDRHAERFVDEGRGTVDETYEATARAVWARDGGTAWFITDTQLDRVTDRERGLLTGVKPVVAETLDELADATGLPVDALTSTVTAFNAATGEGEFDWRRPDGLATTGLEPRKSNWAVPLAAPPFRAWPVSCAIVFTFGGLATDDRARVVRDDGSTIAGLYAAGECTGLYHGKYPGGTSVLRGMIFGRTAGIDAARTGAASTAAPAATT